One Triticum dicoccoides isolate Atlit2015 ecotype Zavitan chromosome 5B, WEW_v2.0, whole genome shotgun sequence genomic window carries:
- the LOC119306004 gene encoding uncharacterized protein LOC119306004: MAEVERKAPRREEELVEAALAAAAAALFVSGVKSLAPAVLVDRWWWPLPAQVLAAAPSPVLFLLLNVLVACIVVVSVQPAKRPAAAAATGAVAAEVAPPGDGAAKKLKKRRSSKRRGDGAEPAALAPPYVAADRCMALVVDRGVVMAPTGGEEEEEGAAGDAAEVDRRAEEFISAFRHRLRVDSFSSRRGEAGDAAARAISGTAPCF; encoded by the coding sequence ATGGCGGAGGTGGAGAGGAAGGCCCCGcggagggaggaggagctggtggaggcggcgctggcggcggccgcggccgcgctGTTCGTGTCCGGGGTCAAGAGCCTGGCGCCGGCCGTGCTCGTCGACCGCTGGTGGTGGCCCCTGCCCGCGCAGGTGCTCGCCGCGGCGCCGTCGCCCGTCCTGTTCCTCCTCCTCAACGTCCTCGTCGCCTGCATCGTCGTCGTCTCCGTGCAGCCGGCCAAGCGACcagccgcggcggcggcgacgggcgccgTCGCCGCGGAGGTGGCGCCGCCGGGAGACGGtgcggcgaagaagctgaagaagaggcggaGCAGCAAGAGGCGCGGGGACGGCGCCGAACCGGCGGCTCTCGCGCCGCCCTACGTCGCCGCCGACCGCTGCATGGCGCTGGTGGTTGACCGAGGTGTCGTGATGGCGCCGACGggcggagaggaagaagaggaaggagccgCCGGCGACGCGGCGGAGGTGGACAGGCGCGCGGAGGAGTTCATCTCGGCGTTCCGGCACCGCCTCAGGGTCGACTCCTTCTCGTCTCGCCGCGGGGAAGCCGGCGACGCGGCGGCGCGAGCCATCAGCGGCACTGCGCCGTGCTTTTGA
- the LOC119311364 gene encoding acyl carrier protein 2, chloroplastic-like yields MLGDLQAINANSVSFSAPRKDNVSFRLQPVSQRFSVRCAAKKETVEKVCDIVKSQLALADDTVVSGSSTFADLGADSLDTVEIVMGLEEAFGISVEESSAQTIATVEDAANLIDSLVAN; encoded by the exons ATGCTCGGCGATTTACAGGCAATCAATGCCAACTCGGTCTCATTCTCTGCTCCAAGGAAAGACAATGTATCCTTCCGTCTTCAGCCTGTTTCCCAGAGATTTTCTGTTCGCTGTGCT GCCAAAAAGGAGACAGTAGAAAAGGTTTGTGATATTGTGAAGAGCCAGCTTGCGCTTGCTGATGACACTGTAGTTTCTGGCTCCTCTACATTTGCTGATCTTGGTGCCGATTCCTTGGACACG GTTGAGATTGTCATGGGCCTCGAGGAGGCTTTTGGAATCAGCGTGGAGGAGTCGAGCGCGCAGACCATCGCAACGGTGGAAGACGCCGCCAACCTCATTGACAGCCTTGTTGCAAACTAA